One stretch of Phycisphaerae bacterium DNA includes these proteins:
- a CDS encoding glycoside hydrolase family 32 protein, producing MRTAFLASTIVMLAVFPACAQTDLVIADFEGDDYAPWQTTGTAFGTRPAHGTLPNQMEVAGFAGRGLANSYAGGDKSQGTLTSPEFRIKRPYLTFLIGGGCHPGETCINLLVDGRVARTATGFDSERLQPIAWDVTPLMDRKARIEIVDRHTGGWGHINIDQITQSETRKAAIVLPEKVYDETYRPQFHFSAKANWLNDPNGLVFYRGEYHLFFQHNPTGVNWGNMTWGHAVSPNLLSWQQLPNAIEPDRLGTIFSGSAVVDWDNTAGFQKGDEKTLVAIYTAAGGTSPESKDQPFTQCIAYSNDLGRTWIKYAQNPVLKHLVKENRDPKVVWHAPTRRWIMALYKDGNTFAFFSSPNLKNWTHLHDIDAPDCGECPDFFEMPVDGRKDRTKWVWTAANGRYLVGSFDGNRFIFEGTPLRVDYGKNYYAVQTYSDIPPTDGRRIQIAWMSGGRYPNMPFNQQMSIPCELQLRTFPEGIRMTRRPVTEIERIRTREHRWVDKPLTPGDNLLAGLSGDLFDIRAEIEPGEAREVGFRVRGEAITYAVKDRRISCLGADAPLDLHEARVRLQILVDRTTIEVFGNDGRVSLTSCFLPAPDKRQLETFAVGSAGRVVSMEVYELRSTWPAR from the coding sequence ATGAGAACCGCTTTTCTCGCCTCGACCATCGTCATGCTGGCGGTCTTCCCCGCCTGCGCCCAGACCGACCTCGTGATCGCCGACTTCGAGGGCGATGACTACGCCCCATGGCAGACAACCGGCACCGCCTTCGGCACCCGCCCGGCTCACGGCACACTCCCCAATCAGATGGAGGTCGCCGGCTTCGCAGGCCGAGGCTTGGCCAACAGCTACGCGGGCGGCGATAAGTCCCAGGGCACCCTGACTTCGCCGGAATTCCGCATCAAACGCCCCTACCTCACCTTCCTCATCGGCGGAGGCTGCCACCCGGGCGAAACCTGCATCAATCTCCTGGTCGACGGCCGAGTCGCCCGCACGGCCACAGGCTTCGACAGCGAACGGTTGCAGCCGATAGCCTGGGACGTGACTCCCTTGATGGACCGGAAGGCCCGGATCGAGATCGTCGATCGGCATACCGGCGGCTGGGGGCACATCAACATCGACCAGATCACCCAGAGCGAGACCAGGAAGGCTGCCATCGTCCTGCCCGAGAAGGTCTACGATGAAACCTACCGCCCGCAGTTCCACTTCAGCGCCAAGGCCAACTGGCTGAACGACCCCAATGGCCTGGTCTTCTACCGGGGTGAGTACCACCTGTTCTTCCAGCACAACCCGACAGGCGTCAACTGGGGCAACATGACCTGGGGCCACGCGGTCAGCCCCAACCTGCTGTCCTGGCAGCAACTGCCCAACGCCATCGAGCCCGACAGGCTGGGCACCATCTTCTCCGGATCGGCCGTCGTGGATTGGGACAACACCGCCGGCTTTCAGAAGGGCGACGAAAAGACCCTGGTCGCGATCTACACCGCGGCCGGAGGAACCTCCCCCGAATCCAAGGACCAGCCGTTCACCCAGTGCATCGCCTACAGCAATGACCTCGGGCGAACCTGGATCAAGTACGCCCAGAACCCTGTGCTCAAGCACCTCGTCAAGGAGAATCGCGACCCCAAGGTGGTCTGGCATGCCCCGACCCGCAGGTGGATTATGGCTCTGTACAAGGATGGGAACACCTTCGCGTTCTTCTCCTCGCCGAACCTCAAGAACTGGACGCACCTGCACGATATCGATGCTCCCGACTGCGGCGAGTGCCCGGACTTCTTCGAGATGCCCGTGGACGGAAGGAAGGACCGGACCAAGTGGGTCTGGACGGCCGCCAACGGCCGCTACCTGGTCGGCTCGTTCGACGGCAACCGGTTCATCTTTGAGGGCACGCCACTCCGCGTAGACTACGGGAAGAACTACTACGCGGTCCAGACCTACAGCGACATTCCGCCCACCGACGGGCGGCGCATCCAGATCGCCTGGATGAGCGGCGGCCGCTATCCCAACATGCCCTTCAATCAGCAGATGAGCATCCCCTGCGAGCTGCAGCTCCGCACCTTCCCGGAAGGCATTCGGATGACTCGCCGGCCCGTCACGGAGATCGAGAGGATCCGGACCAGGGAGCACAGGTGGGTCGACAAACCGCTGACCCCGGGCGACAACCTCCTGGCTGGCCTCAGCGGCGACCTGTTCGATATCCGAGCCGAGATCGAGCCGGGCGAAGCCCGGGAAGTCGGCTTCCGCGTGCGCGGCGAGGCGATCACCTACGCGGTCAAGGACCGCAGGATCTCGTGCCTGGGAGCCGACGCCCCGCTGGATTTGCATGAGGCTCGTGTTCGGCTGCAGATTCTCGTGGACCGGACCACGATCGAGGTGTTCGGCAACGACGGCCGCGTGTCGCTGACCTCCTGCTTCCTGCCTGCTCCGGACAAGAGGCAACTCGAGACGTTCGCGGTCGGATCGGCCGGTCGAGTGGTGTCCATGGAGGTGTACGAACTCCGTTCGACCTGGCCCGCCCGGTGA
- a CDS encoding DegT/DnrJ/EryC1/StrS family aminotransferase gives MNTAAPSTLTVPFVDLKAQFALIGDEVLDAIGEVCRDAKFCLGPAVEEFEKGFAEFCETRYCVAVNSGTSALHLALRCLDIGPGDEVITVPATFVATTWAISYVRATPVFVDIDPAARTMDPALLEAAITPKTKAIMPVHLYGQPADMGPILKIAAAHGLPVVEDAAQAHGATYRKDRVGGIGRIGCFSFYPGKNLGAYGEGGALVTNDENIAKRARALRDHGQRQRYVHEEIGYNYRMEGIQGAVLSIKLDFIDEWNAARRQHAADYIDRLTDLPGLTLPKMYKDRKSVFHLFVVELNNRDGVARKLNEAGVQTGLHYPVPVHLQPAYRDLGLTDGAFPNSERLAKRCLSLPIFPELTSAQIDHVCEQLAANLFKS, from the coding sequence ATGAACACCGCCGCCCCATCAACGTTGACCGTCCCGTTCGTCGACCTGAAGGCCCAGTTTGCCCTGATCGGCGACGAAGTCCTGGACGCGATCGGTGAAGTCTGCCGCGACGCGAAGTTCTGCCTTGGACCTGCGGTCGAGGAGTTCGAGAAGGGCTTCGCCGAGTTCTGCGAGACGCGGTATTGCGTGGCGGTCAACAGCGGAACCAGCGCCCTTCACCTGGCCCTGCGCTGCCTGGACATCGGGCCGGGCGACGAGGTCATCACCGTGCCGGCCACGTTCGTGGCCACCACCTGGGCGATCAGCTACGTCAGGGCGACGCCGGTGTTCGTGGACATTGATCCCGCCGCACGGACCATGGACCCGGCCCTGCTCGAAGCCGCGATCACCCCGAAGACCAAGGCGATCATGCCCGTTCACCTTTACGGCCAGCCCGCGGACATGGGTCCGATCCTCAAGATCGCCGCAGCTCACGGCTTGCCGGTGGTCGAGGATGCCGCCCAGGCCCACGGCGCCACTTACAGGAAGGACCGTGTCGGCGGCATCGGGCGTATCGGCTGCTTCAGCTTCTATCCCGGCAAGAACCTCGGGGCCTACGGCGAGGGCGGAGCCCTGGTCACCAACGACGAGAACATCGCCAAGCGGGCCCGGGCCCTTCGCGACCACGGCCAGCGGCAGCGATACGTCCACGAGGAAATCGGGTACAACTACCGCATGGAGGGCATCCAGGGGGCGGTCCTGTCCATCAAACTCGACTTCATCGACGAGTGGAACGCTGCCCGGCGCCAACATGCCGCGGACTACATCGATCGACTGACCGATCTGCCCGGACTGACCCTGCCGAAGATGTACAAGGACCGCAAGAGCGTCTTTCACCTGTTCGTCGTGGAGTTGAACAACCGCGATGGGGTCGCCAGGAAGCTCAACGAGGCCGGCGTCCAGACCGGGCTGCACTATCCTGTGCCCGTGCATCTCCAGCCCGCGTACCGGGATCTCGGGCTCACCGACGGGGCGTTTCCGAACAGCGAGCGGCTGGCTAAGCGATGCCTGAGCCTGCCCATATTCCCGGAGCTGACCAGCGCGCAGATCGATCACGTCTGCGAGCAACTGGCAGCGAACTTGTTCAAGTCTTAA
- a CDS encoding MFS transporter: MGQDVIGEQDVPTLGYASGRPSRVRYWVVVFAVALAFVTYIDRVCISQAAPSIRADLGLSEVQMGLAFAAFYWAYALFEVPAGWMGDRWGARRVLMRIVIWWSFFTAATGWVWNLGSLVVTRALFGAGEAGCFPNITKTFTAWLPAGERVRAQGIMWLGARWGGAFTPLLVVLVLQWMHWRLAFVVFGAMGIVWAVLFYVWYRDDPRENPRVNAAELAVIPPASEAMLGHEPVPWKALVTSKTVWLLWAQYVCLNYGWTFYITWLPTYLQEARQVTLHKGALLAGIPLFFGGLGSLFCGYFATYLERRTGDVVRTRRRLACTGFLGAACCLALSVHIKDPLLAMIVVGLASFANDLAMPPSWGACMDVGGKICGTLSGSMNMMGNLGNSLAPIITGLLLVWTDHNWTVIFYVSAAAYSLGTFCWLSLDSVTPLMKPRRGFEVLPVTDERK, translated from the coding sequence ATGGGGCAGGACGTCATTGGCGAGCAGGATGTTCCGACGCTTGGCTACGCCTCGGGTCGGCCGTCTCGTGTCCGGTATTGGGTGGTCGTCTTCGCTGTTGCCCTGGCCTTCGTCACCTACATTGACCGGGTCTGCATTTCGCAGGCGGCTCCGTCGATCCGGGCGGACCTGGGTTTGAGCGAGGTCCAGATGGGCCTGGCGTTCGCGGCCTTTTACTGGGCGTATGCGCTGTTCGAGGTGCCTGCAGGCTGGATGGGTGACCGGTGGGGGGCCCGGCGGGTGCTGATGCGCATCGTGATCTGGTGGTCGTTCTTCACCGCCGCCACGGGGTGGGTGTGGAATCTCGGGTCGCTGGTGGTGACCCGGGCCTTGTTCGGCGCGGGCGAGGCGGGGTGCTTTCCCAACATCACCAAGACCTTCACTGCCTGGCTGCCGGCCGGTGAGCGCGTTCGGGCCCAGGGCATCATGTGGCTGGGGGCCCGGTGGGGCGGAGCCTTCACCCCGCTGCTGGTAGTGCTCGTTCTGCAGTGGATGCACTGGCGTCTCGCTTTCGTCGTGTTCGGAGCGATGGGCATCGTGTGGGCGGTTCTCTTCTATGTCTGGTATCGTGACGACCCGCGGGAGAATCCTCGAGTCAACGCGGCCGAGTTGGCGGTCATTCCGCCGGCCTCTGAGGCGATGCTCGGGCACGAGCCGGTTCCCTGGAAGGCCCTGGTCACCTCCAAGACGGTCTGGTTGCTCTGGGCCCAGTACGTCTGCCTGAACTACGGTTGGACGTTCTACATCACCTGGCTGCCGACGTACCTTCAGGAGGCTCGCCAGGTCACGTTGCACAAGGGTGCTCTCCTGGCCGGCATTCCGCTGTTCTTCGGTGGTCTGGGGTCGCTGTTCTGCGGCTACTTCGCCACGTACCTGGAGCGGCGTACGGGTGACGTCGTCCGGACGCGGCGCCGGCTGGCGTGCACCGGCTTCCTCGGAGCGGCCTGCTGTCTGGCGCTGTCCGTGCATATCAAGGACCCGCTGCTGGCGATGATCGTCGTGGGGCTGGCGAGCTTTGCGAACGATCTGGCCATGCCGCCGAGTTGGGGGGCGTGCATGGACGTCGGCGGCAAGATCTGCGGAACGCTCTCGGGCAGCATGAACATGATGGGCAATCTCGGCAACAGTCTGGCGCCGATCATCACCGGCCTGCTGCTGGTCTGGACGGACCACAACTGGACGGTCATCTTCTACGTTTCCGCGGCGGCGTACTCTCTTGGAACCTTCTGCTGGCTTTCGCTCGATTCGGTCACGCCGCTGATGAAACCGAGGCGAGGGTTCGAGGTCCTTCCTGTGACGGATGAACGCAAATGA
- the dgoD gene encoding galactonate dehydratase has protein sequence MKITKIETVVCNARMRNWVFVKVLTDQPGLWGWGEATLEWHTRAIVGAVADIEPLLVGEDPTRVEHLWQMMYRQHFWHGNGIIRATAISGIDLALWDIVGKVHGVPCHKLWGGPVRDHVRMYCHLGGGRMEDFYETDPADAKRFAELAVKAVESGFTAFKSMAVPWTMAIEGLPPVRYAEACVRAMREAVGDSIDIMVDCHARPSPRMGILFAKALEPFGLYWFEEPCWPETIDDLALVQRSVVTPIATGERLISQHAFRELLEKRACSVIQPDITHCGGLSEARRIAAMAEAYRVAMAPHNPQGPVSTAASLEFGLATPSYLICEAVHQDVPWRADIVKEGFTVESKGRIVRPGVRPGLGIEIDEGEVKKHPFQQELPQRVFYADGSVGDW, from the coding sequence ATGAAGATCACGAAGATCGAGACCGTGGTGTGCAATGCGAGGATGCGGAACTGGGTTTTTGTCAAGGTCCTGACCGATCAGCCGGGGCTGTGGGGCTGGGGCGAGGCGACGCTGGAGTGGCACACCCGGGCGATCGTCGGGGCGGTGGCGGACATCGAGCCGCTGCTCGTGGGCGAGGATCCGACGCGTGTTGAGCACCTCTGGCAGATGATGTATCGCCAGCACTTCTGGCACGGCAACGGCATCATCCGGGCGACGGCTATCAGCGGCATTGATCTGGCCTTGTGGGACATCGTGGGCAAGGTTCACGGTGTACCCTGTCACAAGCTCTGGGGCGGTCCGGTCCGCGATCACGTGCGGATGTATTGTCACCTGGGTGGCGGGCGGATGGAGGACTTCTACGAGACCGATCCGGCGGACGCCAAGCGGTTTGCCGAGCTCGCGGTGAAGGCGGTGGAGTCGGGTTTCACCGCGTTCAAGTCGATGGCCGTGCCCTGGACGATGGCGATTGAAGGGCTTCCGCCGGTGCGTTATGCGGAGGCTTGTGTGCGGGCGATGCGTGAGGCGGTGGGCGACTCGATTGACATCATGGTGGACTGCCACGCCCGGCCGTCGCCGCGGATGGGCATTCTGTTCGCCAAGGCCCTGGAGCCGTTTGGGCTGTACTGGTTCGAGGAGCCGTGTTGGCCGGAGACGATTGACGACCTTGCTCTGGTGCAGCGTTCGGTGGTGACGCCGATCGCGACGGGCGAGCGGCTGATCAGCCAGCACGCGTTTCGTGAGCTGCTGGAGAAGCGGGCGTGCAGTGTCATTCAGCCGGACATTACGCATTGCGGCGGGCTGAGCGAGGCTCGACGGATTGCGGCCATGGCCGAGGCGTATCGCGTGGCCATGGCTCCGCACAATCCGCAGGGTCCGGTCAGCACGGCCGCATCGCTGGAGTTTGGGCTGGCCACGCCCAGCTACCTGATCTGTGAAGCCGTGCACCAGGACGTGCCCTGGCGTGCGGACATTGTCAAGGAGGGATTCACCGTCGAGTCCAAAGGTCGGATTGTCCGCCCGGGGGTGCGACCCGGGCTTGGGATCGAGATCGACGAGGGCGAGGTGAAGAAGCACCCCTTCCAGCAGGAGTTGCCCCAGCGGGTGTTCTACGCGGACGGGAGTGTGGGGGACTGGTAG
- a CDS encoding rubredoxin, with product MKKKWKCACGYIHDGDTPPAKCPKCGAPPEKFTLLDEAAANLVERSRRTNMLHARVIDLARQIEGVCKEGIQDALDPGCVDVFNKTLLASYQMMKLSMTELAGHMSKGKWG from the coding sequence ATGAAGAAGAAATGGAAATGCGCGTGTGGTTATATCCATGACGGGGACACCCCACCGGCCAAGTGCCCCAAGTGCGGGGCCCCACCCGAGAAGTTCACGCTGCTGGATGAGGCGGCCGCGAATCTCGTGGAACGATCCAGGCGGACGAACATGCTTCACGCCCGGGTCATCGACCTCGCCCGCCAGATCGAAGGGGTCTGCAAAGAAGGTATCCAGGATGCCCTCGACCCCGGCTGCGTGGACGTGTTCAACAAGACACTCCTCGCCAGCTACCAGATGATGAAGCTCTCCATGACCGAGCTCGCGGGACACATGAGCAAGGGCAAGTGGGGCTGA
- a CDS encoding ThuA domain-containing protein: protein MPIMLTFVPNVLCAAEQWVTYKGGEGPGKDKHIVLISGDEEYRSEEALPQLAKILAKHHGFKCTVLFAVDPKTGEINPEIRDNIPGLQALETADLMIIATRFRDLPDQQMKHVDAYVASGNPIIGMRTATHAFNIPKGKTYARYSYDSKEKGWIDGFGRRVLGETWVSHHGQHGKQSTRGVIAKDMKDHPIVRDCTDIWGPTDVYTVRSPLPDDSKVLILGQVLEAMKATDKPVPGTPNEPMMPVAWIKTHRGEKDRTGRVFTTTMGAATDLESEGMRRLLVNAAYWCLGIEAKIPPKVRVDLVGQFKPTAFGFRGHKKGVKPSDHRMDEAELTP from the coding sequence ATGCCCATCATGCTGACCTTCGTCCCCAACGTGCTCTGCGCCGCCGAACAGTGGGTGACCTACAAGGGCGGCGAGGGACCGGGCAAAGACAAACACATCGTGCTCATCTCCGGCGACGAGGAGTACCGCTCGGAAGAGGCCCTGCCACAGCTCGCCAAGATCCTCGCCAAACACCACGGATTCAAGTGCACCGTGCTCTTCGCCGTCGATCCCAAGACCGGCGAGATCAACCCCGAAATCCGCGACAACATCCCCGGACTCCAGGCCCTCGAAACCGCCGACCTGATGATCATCGCCACACGCTTTCGCGACCTGCCCGACCAGCAGATGAAGCACGTCGATGCCTACGTGGCATCAGGAAACCCGATCATCGGAATGCGGACCGCCACCCACGCCTTCAACATCCCCAAGGGCAAAACCTATGCCCGGTACAGCTATGACAGCAAGGAGAAAGGCTGGATCGACGGATTCGGCCGCCGGGTACTCGGCGAAACCTGGGTCAGCCATCACGGCCAGCACGGCAAGCAAAGCACCCGCGGGGTCATAGCCAAAGACATGAAAGACCATCCCATCGTGCGCGATTGCACGGATATCTGGGGCCCCACCGATGTCTACACCGTGCGCTCGCCCCTGCCAGACGACAGCAAAGTCCTGATCCTGGGCCAGGTCCTGGAAGCCATGAAAGCAACCGACAAGCCGGTGCCGGGCACACCAAACGAGCCCATGATGCCGGTCGCCTGGATCAAGACCCACCGAGGCGAGAAAGACCGGACCGGCCGCGTCTTCACAACCACCATGGGCGCCGCAACCGACCTGGAAAGCGAGGGAATGCGGCGGTTACTGGTCAACGCAGCCTACTGGTGCCTGGGCATCGAGGCGAAGATCCCACCCAAGGTGCGGGTCGATCTCGTGGGCCAATTCAAGCCGACGGCCTTCGGCTTCCGCGGCCACAAGAAGGGCGTCAAGCCGTCCGACCACAGGATGGACGAGGCGGAGCTCACCCCCTGA
- a CDS encoding glycosyltransferase, which yields MNISVVYPAFNEAGNIERTIARSLDALGGKFDQFELIIVDDGSTDATGALAEELARRHPEIVVLHNEHNQGLAPTLLRGLRWARFELVTYNGMDYPFDLEDLPKMAALLDHADIVVASRMQHAGYTCYRTIVSYTNRAMLRWLFNLPLRDFNFVQLFRKEVLDAVEVHSRSAGFVAPEIILRAHSQGFRIVSVDIPYYPRLAGEASCGKPSVVLGSLWELLSFYWNRRKCAPPTGVAGGPS from the coding sequence ATGAACATCTCCGTCGTCTATCCAGCCTTCAACGAGGCCGGCAATATCGAGCGGACCATCGCCCGTTCGCTCGATGCTCTCGGCGGCAAGTTCGATCAGTTCGAGCTCATCATCGTCGACGACGGCAGCACCGACGCGACCGGGGCCCTGGCCGAGGAACTCGCCAGGCGGCACCCCGAAATCGTCGTTCTCCATAACGAACACAACCAGGGTCTTGCTCCCACGCTGCTCCGCGGCCTGCGCTGGGCCCGCTTCGAACTGGTCACCTACAACGGCATGGACTATCCGTTTGACCTGGAAGACCTGCCGAAGATGGCCGCACTGCTCGACCACGCTGACATCGTGGTCGCCAGCCGAATGCAGCACGCGGGCTACACCTGTTACCGCACGATCGTCTCGTACACGAACCGGGCCATGCTGAGATGGCTGTTCAACCTTCCATTGCGGGACTTCAACTTCGTCCAGCTCTTCAGGAAGGAAGTGCTGGACGCGGTCGAGGTCCATTCACGAAGCGCCGGCTTCGTCGCCCCGGAGATCATCCTGCGGGCGCACAGCCAGGGCTTCCGCATTGTCTCGGTCGACATCCCGTACTACCCCCGGCTGGCGGGTGAGGCGAGTTGTGGCAAGCCGAGCGTTGTACTCGGTTCGCTCTGGGAACTGCTGAGCTTCTACTGGAATCGTCGCAAGTGCGCCCCGCCGACCGGCGTGGCTGGAGGCCCGTCATGA
- a CDS encoding Gfo/Idh/MocA family oxidoreductase, protein MKLSDKTSKSGSGITRKAPRELGIAALNRVHKPSRLKGLDAKIASTPGRKPADRAAIATPATPRVAVIGLGYWGPNLVRNFYSVLGENLRACCDRQSQRGRFILQNYPGIRFTDDIEVILGDPDIDALAIATPVDTHYPLAKAALTAGKSVLVEKPMCSTVEQAEELVDLADRNGKVLMVDHTFVYNPAVRKMKEVVDSGQLGELLFVDSIRINLGIFQHDVNVVWDLAPHDLSIVQYLVGRPPRSLSAFGAAHAGNGIESIAYINLDFGDGLIANFHVNWLSPVKIRHTVVGGRKRSLIYNDLDPIEKVKIYDSGITVRHDDLEGRRRQLIEYRTGDIWAPHIAQQEPLRTMVTHFIDCLREHKRPVTDGRAGLEIVRILDAAQRSIKAQGGRITL, encoded by the coding sequence ATGAAGCTCTCCGACAAGACATCGAAATCGGGATCAGGGATCACACGCAAAGCACCGCGCGAACTGGGCATCGCGGCCCTGAATCGTGTTCACAAGCCCTCTCGACTGAAGGGCTTGGACGCCAAGATCGCCTCCACGCCAGGGCGGAAACCGGCTGACCGGGCGGCAATCGCCACTCCGGCCACACCCCGCGTGGCGGTCATCGGACTGGGCTACTGGGGCCCCAATCTTGTTCGCAACTTCTATTCCGTACTAGGCGAGAATCTCCGGGCCTGCTGCGACCGGCAGAGCCAGCGCGGACGGTTCATCCTTCAGAACTACCCCGGCATTCGCTTTACCGACGACATCGAGGTCATTCTGGGCGATCCGGATATCGATGCCCTGGCCATCGCCACACCCGTGGATACCCACTATCCGCTGGCCAAGGCGGCGCTCACCGCGGGCAAATCGGTACTGGTGGAGAAGCCGATGTGCTCGACCGTGGAGCAGGCCGAGGAACTGGTCGACCTGGCCGATCGAAACGGCAAGGTCCTGATGGTCGATCACACCTTCGTGTACAACCCCGCAGTCCGCAAGATGAAAGAGGTCGTGGACAGCGGCCAGCTCGGCGAGCTGCTCTTCGTAGACAGCATTCGCATCAACCTGGGCATCTTCCAGCATGACGTGAATGTCGTCTGGGACCTGGCTCCGCACGACCTGTCCATCGTTCAGTACCTGGTGGGCCGGCCGCCCAGGAGCCTCTCGGCTTTCGGGGCCGCCCACGCCGGGAACGGCATCGAGAGCATCGCGTACATCAACCTGGACTTCGGTGACGGGCTGATCGCCAATTTCCACGTCAACTGGCTCTCGCCGGTCAAGATCCGGCACACCGTGGTCGGCGGCCGGAAACGCAGCCTGATCTACAACGACCTCGATCCCATCGAGAAGGTCAAGATCTATGACAGCGGCATCACCGTCCGGCATGACGACCTCGAGGGGCGGCGACGCCAGCTCATCGAGTACCGGACCGGCGACATCTGGGCTCCGCATATCGCCCAGCAGGAACCGCTGCGAACTATGGTCACGCACTTCATCGACTGTCTGAGGGAGCACAAGCGGCCCGTGACCGACGGCCGGGCCGGGCTCGAGATCGTCCGCATTCTCGATGCCGCCCAACGGAGCATCAAAGCCCAGGGGGGCCGGATCACGCTATGA
- a CDS encoding N-acetyltransferase: MSFKADFARIAPDVRLGENVTIHAFVNLYGCSIGDDTRIGTFVEIQKNASVGRRCKISSHSFICEGVAIEDDCFVGHGVMFINDKYPRATAADGRPQGEQDWQVVSTRIRHGASIGSGAVILCGITIGERAMIGAGAVVTRDVPAGAVVAGVPARVRAGATVCAGVCRE; encoded by the coding sequence ATGAGCTTCAAGGCCGATTTCGCTCGTATCGCCCCGGACGTGCGCCTTGGCGAGAACGTCACCATCCACGCGTTTGTGAACCTCTACGGCTGCTCGATCGGGGACGACACGCGGATCGGGACCTTCGTGGAGATCCAGAAGAACGCCTCGGTGGGCCGGCGATGCAAGATCTCGAGTCATAGCTTCATCTGCGAGGGAGTTGCCATCGAGGATGACTGCTTCGTCGGGCACGGGGTGATGTTCATCAACGACAAGTATCCCCGGGCAACGGCTGCCGATGGCCGTCCGCAGGGCGAGCAGGACTGGCAGGTGGTTTCCACCCGGATCAGACATGGGGCGTCGATCGGTTCCGGAGCCGTCATTCTGTGCGGCATCACCATCGGTGAGCGAGCGATGATCGGAGCGGGCGCGGTGGTCACCCGGGACGTGCCGGCCGGCGCGGTGGTCGCCGGCGTTCCGGCCCGCGTGCGAGCGGGAGCCACGGTCTGCGCAGGAGTCTGCCGGGAATGA